One region of Lampris incognitus isolate fLamInc1 chromosome 4, fLamInc1.hap2, whole genome shotgun sequence genomic DNA includes:
- the LOC130111684 gene encoding guanylyl cyclase-activating protein 2-like, which produces MGQSQSETEKEVALQNIQELYRKFANECPSGNLHLHEFKRIFGINSDSSEEESAYMENVFRSFDTNKDDKIDFMEYVAAVHLVLRGKLEDKLKWSFKVYDRDGNGRLDRREVKHVVKIIHKLKKHSDPSLKQNIDDICERIFELVDKNKDGQISLEEFIEGAEKDPWVMDQLRLDFRPCGWFLEQKDKTS; this is translated from the exons atGGGTCAGTCTCAGAGTGAAACAGAAAAGGAAGTGGCTCTTCAAAACATTCAGGAGCTCTACCGAAAGTTTGCAAACGAATGTCCAAGCGGCAATCTACACTTACATGAATTTAAGAGGATTTTTGGGATTAACAGCGATTCCTCAGAAGAAGAGTCTGCATACATGGAAAATGTGTTTCGGTCCTTTGACACAAATAAG GATGACAAGATAGACTTCATGGAGTATGTAGCAGCAGTGCACCTTGTTCTCCGTGGAAAACTGGAGGACAAACTAAAATGGTCTTTCAAAGTTTATGACAGGGATGGAAATGGTCGTCTGGACAGACGAGAGGTGAAACATGTGGTCAAA ATTATCCACAAATTAAAGAAGCACAGTGATCCATCTCTCAAACAGAACATTGATGATATCTGTGAAAGAATATTTGAACTAGTGGATAAAAATAAAGATG GTCAGATTTCCCTGGAAGAATTCATTGAGGGGGCTGAGAAGGACCCCTGGGTTATGGATCAATTAAGACTTGACTTTCGGCCTTGTGGTTGGTTCCTGGAACAAAAGGACAAAACCTCCTGA